Part of the Actinomyces howellii genome, ATCGCCCCGCAGACGGGGTGTCACGGTGGCGGCCTCCGCCTCCCTGGCGCTCATCGGCCTCGCCTTCGTCCTGCCGCTGGCCTGGATCGTGCTGGCCGCCTTCGACGCCGACGCCACCGTGTCGGTCAAGCCGCCCTCCTCGTGGACCCTGGAGAACTTCGCCGCGATCATGAGCGTGGACGGCACGCTCCGCCCCCTGTGGAACTCGGCGCTCATCTCCCTGGGGACCGCCGCGCTGTGCGTCATTGTCTCGGTCCTGGCCGCCTACCCCCTCTCGCGCTTCCAGATGCGCTTCAACCGCGCCTTCCTCTACACGATCCTGTTCGGCTCCTGCCTGCCGATCACCGCGATGATGGTGCCGGTCTACGCGCTGTTCGTCTCCTTCCGCCTGCTCGACTCCCTGCCGGGCACCGTGCTGTTCATGGCCGCGACCTCCCTGCCGATGGCGGTGTGGATGATGAAGAACTTCATGGACTCCGTGCCGATCTCCCTGGAGGAGGCCTCCTGGGTCGACGGGGCCTCGGGCATGGCCGCCCTGTGGCACGTCGTCGTGCCTCTCATGAAGCCGGGCATCGCGGTCGTCTTCATCTACGTGTTCACCGCCGCCTGGGGGAACTTCTTCGTGCCCTTCGTGCTGCTCATGAGCCCGGAGAACCAGCCCGCCGCGGTGGCCGTCTACACCTTCTTCGGCGCTCACGGCGAGATCGCCTACGGCAGGCTCGCCGCCTTCTCGATCTTCTACTCCCTGCCCGTCCTGCTCCTCTACGTCCTGGTCCAGCGCCGCTCCGGAGGCGGCTTCGCCATGGCCGGGGCGGTCAAGGGCTGACCCGAAAGGCACCACCGATGCACACCTTCCCCCTGCTCACCGAGCAGCGCGCCGAACGGATGCTGCGCGAGCACGTGTCGGCCGCGATCCACCGCGAGACCCTGCCCCTGACCCTGAGCGCCTGGGAGGTCCCCGACGAGCCGGTGCCCTTCGCCGAGGCGGTCGCGCAGGACTTCACCCCCACCTCCGTGGGCACCGCGTGGGGGGCGCCGTGGAGGACCCTGTGGCTGCGAGCCACCGGGAGCGTGCCCCCACGGTGGAGGCAGGAGGCCGACGCCGAGGTCGAGCTCGTCGTCGACCTCGGCTTCACCGGCACCCAGCCCGGCTTCCAGGCCGAGGGCCTGCTCATGCGCGCCGACGGCTCGATCGTCAAGGCCGTCTCCCCACGCAACCGCACCGCCCCCTGGACCGCGGAGCCCGACCGGATCGAGGTCTACATCGAGGCGGCCGCCAACCCCGACGTCGCCGGCGGCTTCGGCTTCGCCCCCACCCCCTACGGGCGCAAGTCGACCGCCGGCCAGGACCCGCTCTACCGGCTGCGGCGCGTCGACGTCGCCCTGCGCGACCTCGAGGTCGACGCGCTGGCCGCCGACATGGGCGTGCTCCTCGAGCTGGCCGCGGCCCTTCCCCCGGACTCCACGCGCAGGGCGCGGATCGACGCGGCCCTGGACCGGGCCACCGACCACCTCGACCCGCGCGACATCGCGGGCACCGCCGCCCGGGCCCGCGCCGAGCTGGTCGAGGTCCTCGCCAGCCCCGCCCACGCCAGCGCCCACCACGTGCTCGCCGTCGGGCACGCCCACATCGACTCGGCCTGGCTGTGGCCCACGCGCGAGACGGTGCGCAAGTGCGTGCGGACCTTCTCCTCGGTGCTGGCCCTCATGGACACCGACCCGGACTTCGTCTTCGCCTGCTCCTCGGCCCAGCAGTACCTGTGGGTCAAGGAGGCCCGCCCCGACCTCTACGCCCGGATCAAGGAGCGCGTCGCCGAGGGCCGCTTCGTGCCCGTGGGCGGCATGTGGCTGGAGTCCGACACGAACATGCCCGGCTCGGAGGCCCTGGCACGCCAGATGATCGAGGGCAAGGGGTTCTTCCTCGAGGAGTTCGGCGTCGAGACCCTCGACGCCTGGCTGCCCGACTCCTTCGGGTACACCGGCTCCCTGCCGCAGATCATCCGGGCGGCCGGGTCCCGCTGGTTCCTGTCCCAGAAGATGTCGTGGAACGAGGTCAACCGCTTCCCCCACCACACCTTCACCTGGGAGGGGATCGACGGCTCGCGGGTCCTCACCCACTTCCCGCCGGCCGACACCTACGGCGCCCGGCTGTCGGTCGCCGAGCTGCGGCACGCCGAGTCCAACTTCGCCGACAAGCGGGTGGCCTCGAGCTCGATCGTGCCCTTCGGCTACGGCGACGGCGGGGGCGGGCCCACCCGGGAGATGCTCGCCGCGGCCCACCGCCTCGCCAGTCTCGAGGGGGTGCCGACCGTCGAGCTGGGCAGCCCCAACACCTTCTTCGAGCGCACCGAGTCCCAGCCCGGGGGCACCGCCGGCCTGCCGGTGTGGAGCGGGGAGATGTACCTGGAGTTCCACCGCGGCACCTACACCTCCCAGCTGCGCACGAAGCAGGGCAACCGCCGCAGCGAGCACCTCCTGCGCGAGGCCGAGCTGTGGGCGACCACGGCCACGGTGCGCGAGGGCGTCCCCTACCCCTATGAGGAGATCAAGGAGTGCTGGCGCACGGTGCTGCGCAACCAGTTCCACGACATCCTGCCCGGGACCTCCATCGGATGGGTCTATGAGCAGACCGAGAAGGAGTACGCCGAGGTCGCCCGGGTCCTTAAGGAGGTCATCGAGGCCTCGGCCGCGGCCCTGGTCGGCCGGGGCACGCGCAGGCTGCGCCTCAACGCCGCGCCCGTCGAGGTCGCCTCCGTCCCCTCCCTGGGCATCGGCCCCGGCGCGCCGGTCGCCGGCCGCACACGCGTCGAGCGGCACGGGGGCGGAGCGGTCCTCGACAACGGCCTGCTGCGTGTGACGGTCGACGAGGCCGGGCTCCTCACCTCGGTGGTCGACCTGCGGGCCGACCGCGAGGTCCTGTCCCCCGGGGCGCGCGGGGCGCTGCTCCAGCTCCACCGGGACGTGCCCCGCCAGTGGGACGCCTGGGACATCGACGCCGAGTACCGCCGCGTGGTCGACGACGTCGTGGACGTCGAAGGGCTCACCGTCGAGCAGGACGGGGCCGACGGCCTCGTGCGACTGCGGCGGACCCTGGGGGAGGCCTCGAGCCTGAGCCAGGAGATCCGCCTGCCCGCGGGCGCCGCCCAGGTGGTCCTCGACCTCGACGTCGACTGGCACGAGCGCCAGAGGCTCCTCAAGCTCGCCTTCCCCCTCGACCTCATGGCCGAGACCTCGACCTCCGAGATGCAGTTCGGCCACGTCTCACGCCCCACGCACCAGAACACCTCCTGGGACGCGGCGCGCTACGAGATCTGCGCCCACCGGTGGATCCACGTGGCCGAGCCGGGCTACGGCACGGCGGTGCTCAACGACTCGACCTACGGCCACGACGTGACCCGCGGCCAGGACGCGGAGGGGCGGCCAAGCACGGTCGTGCGCCTGTCGCTCCTGCGCGCCCCGCTCTTCCCCGACCCCGAGGCCGACCAGGGCCGGCACCGCCTGCGGGTCGCCCTGCGCCCCGGCGCCCGGATCGAGGACGCCGTCGCCGAGGGCTACGTCTTCAACCTGCCCGAGCGGGTCGTGACCGGGGACCACGGGGTCGACCCGCTCGTGTCGGTCGAGGGGCGCGGTGTCGTCGTCGAGGCGGTCAAGCTCGCTGAGGACCGCAGCGGCGACGTCGTCGTGCGCCTCTACGAGGCGCACGGCGCACGCACGCGAGCGCGTGTCGAGCCCGGTTTCCCCGCCGGTCCCGTGCGCACCGTCGACCTGCTCGAGCGCGACCTTCCGGGCCCCGTGCTCACGGAGGTCTCGGCGGGGCCGGGAGGCGGGAAGGCGACCGCCCTCGAGCTGCGGCCCTTCCAGATCGTCACCCTGCGGATCCCCCGCGCCTGAGTCCTGTCCCCGGCCGGAACCGGGCGGAGCCGGCCGGTGCCGGGCAGGCCAGCCAGGCCGGTGCCAGGAAGGCCCCGCCCGAGGTGCCCGGGCGGGGCCTGGAGCAGCCGGGCAGGCCAGTCGGGTCAGCCGGCGGTCAGCCGGTAGTCAGTCGCTGGGCCAGGCCTCCTCGGCCTGGGCCAGGGCCTCCTCGGAGCTGAGCTCCCCGGCGGTCCACTGGGTCAGCGCGGTCCACAACGCGTCGGTGCCCACGGCCGAGGGCATCGTGTCGGAGCCGTCGAGGCGGATAACCGTCTGACGGGACTGGAGCAGCTCGGTGGCGCGCCGGGCGACGTCGGACTCGATGTCCGAGGCGTCCACGCCTCGGTTGGCCGAGGCCATCCCGCCGAGCTCGACGCGCTCCTGGGCCCACTCCGCGCTCGTGAGGTACCCCATGACCGCCACGGCCGCCTCCGAGGTGCGCAGGGCCACGAGGTAGTCCCCGCCGACGAGGACCGGCGTGCCCCCGTCGTCGTCGCCCCGTGAGGGCAGGAGGAAGGCGGAGACCGCCCCCGGGACCGCGACCGTCGGGCTCGCCTGGGCCGAGGCCGTCCCCGTTGCCGCCGGGCTGCCCTGCTCGGCCGCCGGGCCGCCCTGCCCGGTCGTCGGGGCGGCCGAGGCGGTGGTCGTCGGCGAGACCTTGACCCCGTGCTCGCCGTTGGCGTCGGTGACGAGGGTGCCGG contains:
- a CDS encoding carbohydrate ABC transporter permease, producing MPASLSLASPRRRGVTVAASASLALIGLAFVLPLAWIVLAAFDADATVSVKPPSSWTLENFAAIMSVDGTLRPLWNSALISLGTAALCVIVSVLAAYPLSRFQMRFNRAFLYTILFGSCLPITAMMVPVYALFVSFRLLDSLPGTVLFMAATSLPMAVWMMKNFMDSVPISLEEASWVDGASGMAALWHVVVPLMKPGIAVVFIYVFTAAWGNFFVPFVLLMSPENQPAAVAVYTFFGAHGEIAYGRLAAFSIFYSLPVLLLYVLVQRRSGGGFAMAGAVKG
- a CDS encoding alpha-mannosidase, with the protein product MHTFPLLTEQRAERMLREHVSAAIHRETLPLTLSAWEVPDEPVPFAEAVAQDFTPTSVGTAWGAPWRTLWLRATGSVPPRWRQEADAEVELVVDLGFTGTQPGFQAEGLLMRADGSIVKAVSPRNRTAPWTAEPDRIEVYIEAAANPDVAGGFGFAPTPYGRKSTAGQDPLYRLRRVDVALRDLEVDALAADMGVLLELAAALPPDSTRRARIDAALDRATDHLDPRDIAGTAARARAELVEVLASPAHASAHHVLAVGHAHIDSAWLWPTRETVRKCVRTFSSVLALMDTDPDFVFACSSAQQYLWVKEARPDLYARIKERVAEGRFVPVGGMWLESDTNMPGSEALARQMIEGKGFFLEEFGVETLDAWLPDSFGYTGSLPQIIRAAGSRWFLSQKMSWNEVNRFPHHTFTWEGIDGSRVLTHFPPADTYGARLSVAELRHAESNFADKRVASSSIVPFGYGDGGGGPTREMLAAAHRLASLEGVPTVELGSPNTFFERTESQPGGTAGLPVWSGEMYLEFHRGTYTSQLRTKQGNRRSEHLLREAELWATTATVREGVPYPYEEIKECWRTVLRNQFHDILPGTSIGWVYEQTEKEYAEVARVLKEVIEASAAALVGRGTRRLRLNAAPVEVASVPSLGIGPGAPVAGRTRVERHGGGAVLDNGLLRVTVDEAGLLTSVVDLRADREVLSPGARGALLQLHRDVPRQWDAWDIDAEYRRVVDDVVDVEGLTVEQDGADGLVRLRRTLGEASSLSQEIRLPAGAAQVVLDLDVDWHERQRLLKLAFPLDLMAETSTSEMQFGHVSRPTHQNTSWDAARYEICAHRWIHVAEPGYGTAVLNDSTYGHDVTRGQDAEGRPSTVVRLSLLRAPLFPDPEADQGRHRLRVALRPGARIEDAVAEGYVFNLPERVVTGDHGVDPLVSVEGRGVVVEAVKLAEDRSGDVVVRLYEAHGARTRARVEPGFPAGPVRTVDLLERDLPGPVLTEVSAGPGGGKATALELRPFQIVTLRIPRA